Proteins found in one Salvia splendens isolate huo1 chromosome 10, SspV2, whole genome shotgun sequence genomic segment:
- the LOC121752758 gene encoding uncharacterized protein LOC121752758, producing the protein MPPLKPFATAASTLRSRLTHSLRTRGGGGGPSRWTTPGHEERPKGFAFNRTPEPAGQSRKWEDWELPCYLTSFLTIVILGVGLSAKPDLTIETWAHHKALERLELEASQRADSD; encoded by the coding sequence ATGCCGCCGTTGAAGCCATTCGCGACCGCCGCAAGCACTCTCCGATCTCGCCTGACCCATTCGCTTCGTACCCGCGGCGGAGGAGGCGGGCCGAGCCGCTGGACCACTCCTGGACACGAGGAGAGGCCTAAGGGTTTTGCCTTCAACCGTACGCCGGAGCCGGCGGGGCAATCGCGGAAATGGGAGGACTGGGAGCTTCCGTGCTACCTCACCAGCTTCCTCACCATCGTCATTCTCGGAGTGGGCCTCAGCGCTAAGCCCGATCTCACGATCGAGACCTGGGCCCATCACAAAGCCCTAGAACGCCTCGAATTGGAAGCCTCGCAGCGCGCTGATTctgattga
- the LOC121753329 gene encoding chaperone protein dnaJ 6-like, with product MVKRRSARVSEEHVELEDEEMNEEQEFHSASSSSNQKSLYEILGVEKHASQQEIKKAYYKLALRLHPDKNPGNEEAKEKFQQLQKVISILADEEKRAVYDQTGCVDDADLAGDVIQNLQTFFRAMYKKVTESDIEEFEANYRGSDTEQKDLLDLFKKVKGNMDKLFCCMICSDPLLDSHRFKDIIDEAISAGDLKSTKAYEKWTKKVSKTKPPTNPLRQRKKSKKGSDDLYAIIAQRQNERRGKVDSMFSSLVQRYGGGEPVPEPSEEEFEAARQKLESRRISKRK from the exons ATGGTCAAGAGGAGAAGCGCTAGGGTTTCTGAGGAGCATGTAGAGCTAGAAGATGAAGAGATGAACGAAGAACAGGAATTTCACAGTGCGTCGTCTTCGTCCAACCAGAAGAGCCTGTATGAG ATTCTTGGTGTGGAGAAACATGCGTCGCAGCAAGAGATAAAGAAAGCTTATTACAAGTTGGCTCTGCGGCTGCATCCTGATAAGAACCCTGGTAACGAG GAGGCCAAGGAAAAATTTCAGCAGCTGCAGAAGGTCATATCTATCCTTGCTGATGAGGAGAAACGAGCTGTGTATGACCAAACTGGTTGTGTTGATGATGCT GATCTAGCAGGTGATGTCATCCAGAACTTGCAGACATTTTTCCGAGCCATGTACAAAAAG GTCACGGAGTCTGATATTGAAGAGTTCGAAGCAAACTACAGGGGTTCTGACACTGAGCAAAAGGACTTGCTTGATCTTTTCAAAAAAGTGAAGGGCAACATGGATAA GCTTTTCTGCTGCATGATTTGCTCAGATCCATTGCTTGATTCCCATCGCTTCAAGGACATCATTGATGAGGCTATATCTGCAG GAGACTTGAAGTCAACCAAAGCATACGAGAAATGGACGAAGAAAGTATCTAAAACAAAACCTCCCACAAATCCATTAAGACAAAGAAAGAA ATCAAAGAAAGGCTCAGATGATCTGTATGCAATAATTGCTCAACGACAAAATGAGAGGCGGGGCAAGGTCGATTCCATGTTCTCATCTCTTGTTCAAAGATATGGTGGAGGTGAGCCAGTTCCAGAGCCAAGTGAAGAAGAATTTGAAGCTGCTCGGCAAAAACTTGAAAGCCGAAGAATTTCCAAAAGAAAATAA